A region from the Vanessa tameamea isolate UH-Manoa-2023 chromosome 3, ilVanTame1 primary haplotype, whole genome shotgun sequence genome encodes:
- the LOC113397105 gene encoding synaptobrevin-1-like codes for MENQGGTSGPRVSDKRLAQTQAKVDEVVGIMRVNVEKVLERDQKLSELDNRADALQHGAAQFEQQAGKLKRKYWWQNLKMMLIIGAIGVVLLIIIIVWATSGHSSSSAPPAVQPTPQPGT; via the coding sequence ATGGAAAATCAGGGCGGAACTTCAGGTCCTAGAGTAAGCGATAAACGCTTAGCACAAACTCAGGCAAAAGTAGATGAAGTAGTTGGAATTATGCGTGTCAATGTTGAGAAAGTATTGGAAAGGGATCAAAAGCTGTCCGAGTTGGATAATCGTGCTGATGCCCTACAGCATGGAGCCGCACAATTTGAACAACAGGCTGGTAAGCTTAAAAGGAAATACTGGTGGCAAAACTTGAAAATGATGTTGATAATTGGTGCTATTGGTGTTGTTCTGCTTATCATTATAATTGTGTGGGCTACTTCCGGTCATTCTTCGAGCTCAGCGCCGCCTGCAGTACAACCCACACCACAACCAggaacataa
- the LOC113397120 gene encoding heat shock protein beta-1 isoform X2 produces the protein MADSGLKRNIPIKLGDFSVIDTEFSSIRERFDAEMRKMEEEMSKFRSELMNRESNNFFKSSTSTTTSSQHSDSRQLAEPSHWDSLNSPLIQDEGDGKSLKLRFDVSQYTPEEIVVKTVDNKLLVHAKHEEKSETKSVYREYNREFLLPKGTNPEAIKSSLSRDGVLTVEAPLPQLAITDRNIPIQKH, from the exons ATGGCTGACAGTGGTCTTAAGAGAAATATTCCCATTAAACTTGGAGATTTTTCTGTCATTGATACCGAGTTTTCGAGCATAAGGGAACGATTTGATGCTGAAATGAGAAAGATGGAAGAAGAAATGAGCAAATTTCGATCGGAACTAATGAACAGAGAAAGCAACAACTTCTTTAAGAGTTCAACGAG TACTACCACATCATCACAGCACAGTGACAGCCGACAGCTGGCTGAGCCTAGTCATTGGGACAGTCTTAACTCCCCCCTTATTCAGGACGAAGGCGATGGCAAGTCACTCAAGCTCAGATTTGATGTTAGTCAGTACACCCCTGAAGAGATCGTCGTGAAGACAGTCGATAACAAATTATTG GTGCACGCCAAACACGAGGAGAAATCGGAGACAAAGTCCGTATACAGAGAATATAACAGAGAATTCCTTCTGCCTAAAGGCACAAACCCGGAGGCGATTAAATCTTCGTTGTCCCGGGACGGAGTTCTGACTGTGGAGGCGCCACTGCCACAGCTCGCTATCACCGACAGGAACATCCCTATTCAGAAGCATTGA
- the LOC113397120 gene encoding heat shock protein 30C isoform X1, which produces MADSGLKRNIPIKLGDFSVIDTEFSSIRERFDAEMRKMEEEMSKFRSELMNRESNNFFKSSTRSYNFESVSSGGVTKSKESTTTSSQHSDSRQLAEPSHWDSLNSPLIQDEGDGKSLKLRFDVSQYTPEEIVVKTVDNKLLVHAKHEEKSETKSVYREYNREFLLPKGTNPEAIKSSLSRDGVLTVEAPLPQLAITDRNIPIQKH; this is translated from the exons ATGGCTGACAGTGGTCTTAAGAGAAATATTCCCATTAAACTTGGAGATTTTTCTGTCATTGATACCGAGTTTTCGAGCATAAGGGAACGATTTGATGCTGAAATGAGAAAGATGGAAGAAGAAATGAGCAAATTTCGATCGGAACTAATGAACAGAGAAAGCAACAACTTCTTTAAGAGTTCAACGAG GTCTTACAATTTCGAATCTGTTTCCTCTGGAGGAGTAACCAAGTCAAAAGagag TACTACCACATCATCACAGCACAGTGACAGCCGACAGCTGGCTGAGCCTAGTCATTGGGACAGTCTTAACTCCCCCCTTATTCAGGACGAAGGCGATGGCAAGTCACTCAAGCTCAGATTTGATGTTAGTCAGTACACCCCTGAAGAGATCGTCGTGAAGACAGTCGATAACAAATTATTG GTGCACGCCAAACACGAGGAGAAATCGGAGACAAAGTCCGTATACAGAGAATATAACAGAGAATTCCTTCTGCCTAAAGGCACAAACCCGGAGGCGATTAAATCTTCGTTGTCCCGGGACGGAGTTCTGACTGTGGAGGCGCCACTGCCACAGCTCGCTATCACCGACAGGAACATCCCTATTCAGAAGCATTGA